TGATAGTTGTAAAATACATAGGCAGGTTGACAGTTGCAATAAGTGTTCGCAAGAAACATATTCTCTTAaggaattaaagaaattaGATTTGGAAGTCTTGTTTTCCTCGTCAAATACTTGTACATATTGGTCGTTTATTTGGTTTTGCACAAGCTGATGAGTAGAGAACCGGTCATATTTTGTGTAGTACTGTCTTGTTTATTATTCACGTTTTACTAtcacatgaaaaaaataacttgTAGTTTTATTGCAGTTCATGAATAAGGTTCTATATGCTAGAGAAGGTGCTAAGAGCATCATGGATCGAACATTTGCTGACTTACCTTGGCAAGTCCGGGTGGAGGTTGATGGTGTCGAGATCGAGGTTCCTGAGGTGGGAGCatgatatttcaattactCAATAACTGACAAAGCTGTACATTTCTTTGATAAATGCatctttatccattttttccaTCCTAAATACCTTTTCTTGTGACAGTGTGCGCATATATATACGTGTAATGTGTGTAGGCATCAGCTAGTGCAAGAATTTTGTGGGAAAcatgacattttgatgtctTCTTTGTTTTAAGGATGCAGAGGGAGTCCTTGTAGCTAATATTGGAAGTTACATGGGTGGCGTCGACTTGTGGCACAATGAAGACGATAGCTATGATGATTTCGACCCTCAATCCATGCATGACAGAATGCTCGAGGTCGTAAGCATTTCAGGCATGTGGCATCTAGGAAAGCTGCAGGTAGTGTCCTAttgatcaataaaaatatctatctatctatcttagaaatcaaaaactaaaattccCAAATAAGGGATGTAGAGAGGTATATTAAACCACTTAATGTATTCATGTAAGGTTGGCCTATCCCGAGCACGTCGGCTTGCACAGGGACGGTCGATTAAGATCCAGCTTTTCGCCGGGTTCCCAGTTCAAGTTGATGGGGAACCATGGTTTCAACAGCCTTGTACATTGAACATCTCACATCACGGAcaggtctctctctctctctctgtatTGACTGATTCTTTCGTTTAGCCCATCTGCCTCGTTCCTTCTCTTGTTACGCTAACATATACTGTGTTTCTCAGGCGTTTATGTTGAAACGAGCTGCAGAGGAACCTCTCGGCCATGCTGCTGCAATCGTGGCTGATGTCCTCGACAATGCTGAGACCAGTCACATCATCAACGCATCGCAAAAACGGTCACTTCTTCAAGAAATGGCGCTGAGGCTGTCCTAGAACACAACCTGTAAAGTCTTTTTTATCAATActataaacatatatattgaTGTCAACATTTGGTTTTGCATCCCACAATTGGCTTACACCTTTAAGTTTTAAGGTTGTATGTAAGAtttatgagagagaaagaatgcTTGCAAAGTAGTAATACCTTAATGGAAAAATAGACCttcatttttcatcaattCTTTTGGTTAGTCTTTTAGATGTTAGTCATGTTCCGGtcagaaaatttcaacaagaACGTGACAAACGAAATTGTttttgaaattagaatttCACCCATGActgaagttaaaaaaaaaaaaaacttttcattCCCTATTCACTACACGTTGCAAACTATTTCTATCGAATAGATTCGCCCCCCTCAAGATTGTATGctaaatgttactcccttCGATCTGGTTAAGATGAACCATTTCTTAGTTGACGTGAGATTTTAGAATTTGTTTGTTAATTGCTTAATTGGAGTGAGAAAATGTGTGcgtaaatattaaatagagagagaaagaaaattgaatattttaattggagagagaaaattattttattgtttccaataaTAGAAATgtgtctattttaattgagacaaactaaaaaggaaagtgtgcaGTCTTAACTAAGACGGAGGgactactattattaaaacCACACGTATTAAGTGAGTGCAATAAAAATGGTTTGTGTAAGAGATGTAGTACTTGagaatttctttatttttttagatggATAAAtgactttaaatttaaaggccACTCTCTGCAGAGGACTCAAACTTGGGACCTTTGGTCTCATGGCCTCAAGTATTAACTTCTTTATCGCTTGACCAACTCGCACACTTTTGACAattccttcattttttttattggtagAATTGAGAAAAAGACAATTCCTTCATTGTTTAACTTATGGTGGTTGTTGAAATAGAtcgatatttttaataagaaaatgaaagttaGTAACCTAGGCTACAGCCAGCGTTTGACACCTCATGAATATTCATCAATCGTTGGGCGGCGCGCATACATTGCCGGTTTTCTCAAATACACATCGCTACTGGGCCGCCACAAAAACCCCAcctcaaatttcatcacatatatataaattatacataataaaattaatttgttaaatttctcACTATTAAAACTCGTAAATTTTGTCGATGTCTAACTTTGCCCTCTCTATATAAATTCATGCTGCATACGCTCTTAAGAaacgtactccctccgtccaataAAAGTTGaatcgtattcctttttagtccgtcccaacaaagttgagtcatttccttttttaacaaaagacaaaacatctaatcactcttactttattctatcatttactttattctcttttatctttcttacttttttttctatctctcctatttatttaatataaattcttaatttccgtgcccaaaagttttgtctcaacttttatgagacggagggagtacattttataAGAAACCTACATTTTATAGGACGGCTGGAGtgttaattattattaatgtacTACCATTCAAGATAAACATTATTGAATGACTTCTAACATTCCTACAAATATCAAAAGCAttgacatgaaaattaatgtAACAAAAATGGCACAGAAAAACATCACAAACCATATAGTAAAACCATCATCACCAACTCCACTCGCTTCCAAAATCCACGAACTCTCAATTCTTGATCAATTGCAACCACTAATATACATTCccttaattttcttatatgaAAACAATCAATCTGCGTCGCAACAAGAAATCTCCAAACGTCTGAGACAGTCTTTGTCGGAGACCCTAACCATCTTCTACCCCATTGCAGGCACACTCGTACAAAACTCGCACGTGGATTGCGACGACAAGGGCGCCGAGTTTGTCGAAGCCCGGGTTCATGCTCCCCTCTCACACTTCacacaaaaccctaattttgagGAAATGGTGAAGCAGTTATCCCCCGCGGCGGATGGGACCGAAACCCGAAACCTGTCCGTGAAGATTAGTTTCTTCGAGTGCGGATTGAGTGCAATGCCATTTGAATGCCTCCCACGCTTACTTCATGCCAAAGCTTCTCGTTCGATCCCTTTCCCAAGCGTAGAAGAGGACTTCTTCTATCTCCATTGGCTGGGGAAGATTATTCGGACGGACGAGAAATAAACCTCGATCAATTCATGCTGCAAACTCTTTGCATTTATGATTCACAATTTTTCTCCCtcttacttactttactctcttcgcttttttttatctatccGACTTTGTATTTATCTATCTACTTAATACACCAAACgtccatttcttaaactccttgTCGAAATTTTTTGCCTCAACGATGAGtgaacggaggtagtactactccctccgtccacgaataatagtcccggtcacttttttgcacttgttttgtaaaaatgatactccctccgtttcgccatagttgagtcatttttctgttttggaaagtttcttcatagttgattcatttccatatatggtagtaacttttttctctttataactttactctctcttactttattctctctattttattttctctaccttttcctctctcttacttttttatctatttatttaacacacccaacattcatttctaaaacttcgtgccgaaaagttccgcctcaactatgaagaaacggatggagtaataaatagttaaagtggagaaatgataaagtaagatagagaataatgtagataagagtCCTAATCATGGACGAGGGAGTACTTGATATGATTTTCAATTCTCAaagttcttattttaaataagttttCACTGCGCAGCGTCCACCCCTCCTTCGACCTGGCGCTCCATTTCCCGCCCTTGCACTCGCCTCGGCCCTCGTTGTCTTATGGAGTCCCGAGAGAGAAAATTGCAACGAGGAGGTTGGTTTTCGACAAGGAGAAGGTGGAGAGGATCAGGAAGCTGGAAGCTTCAAGAAGCTCGGTAAAGGACCCAACTAGGGTGGAAGCCGTCTCCGCTCTCATGTGGCGGAGCTTCGTCGCCGCGCACATAAAGGCCGGGACGGGGACGGGAACAACTTCGTTCCCCGCTGCTCATGCGGTGAACCTGCGCCCTAGAGTAGGGCTGCCAGATCGCACTTCGGGAACTGCGTCGCGGGGGTAGCTGAGGCTCTTTCGTTAGGCGAAGACGTCGTGTCGAGATTGAGGGCAGCCATACGAGGAGTGGGCGATGATTTCATGAAAGGGGTtatgaataatgaaaaaatgcTGCAAATGCTGGATGAAACCATTGGTGAATTTAATAAGCCGAGGAGCTGTGCTTTTAGCAGTTGGGTGAGGTTCGGGTTGTACGAGGCGGATTTCGGTTGGGGGAAGCCGGCTAGGGTTTGCACCAGCTTTCCGTACATGAACCTAGTGCTGCTCATGGATGCTCCGGCTGGAGACGGAATCGAAGCTTGGATTAATGTCGTTGACGAACGTTTCTTTCAGTTGATGCGATCCAATTGCGACAAGcttcttggtgaagatgttATGGCTACTTGATCATGTCCCAAACTCACAAGTACATtgatataaaatgaataagatTTTCGGGTTTATTCAATGCCCGTATTTGGTCCGTGTACCCGTGTTTGTCACTAAGCACACTTGGTGCAATTATGTATTAGtatgaattttgtaaaattctACTGTAAGTCTAAGAAGTCTAAATGCGAAGATAGAAACCAGTTATTAGAAGGGTACGACACAAGATTTATTGAATAAGTAAACTGCTAACGacgaaataaaaagaataaaaattccCCCAAATGATTTTCTAAATAACATTAGGTATTCGATTCTTATATTTCCTCCACCCCGCTTAgaacacattttcttttttggaatgTCTCACGAGACGAAATATATCTTAGCCGACACAGGGAAGAATAGCCGGCAGGGAAGATTATTTAAagcaacaaattaaactaaacaaaaCACCGggtaattaatttgattaaaattgttgtattttatatccaaaaaacaaaaccGTCCCTCCGTCTAGGCTAAGATGAACCATTTCTTAGTCGACATGAGATCTTAGGATTTGTTTGTTACTAcgtgtgtttaattggagagcgAAAATGTGTGCGTAAATGATAAACggatagagaaaaaagttgaatattttaattggagagagaaaattgttTTATCACTATTATTAAAACCACACGTATTAAGCGAGTGCAATAAAAATGGTTTGTGTACGAGACTAGacaatttcttaattgttTAACTTATGTTGGTTGTTGAAATAGATcgatatttttattaaggtACTGAAAGTTAGTAACCTACAGGCTATAACCAACGTTTAGCTAAACGGCTAAACCCCATCTATCGAATAGTTAGGTGACCCCAGTCCccactaataaataaaatttctctAAAATTCTTTTAACCCCCTTAGATAGTTAACTTACAATATTCACTTAACATGTTAAATATGGCTTatgcaatatttttataattataatttaatatatttcttattCCTTTTACGATTATGATCCTTATATTCTACACTCTcttcatccataaaaaattgtcACATAGATAGATAACGAGTTTTAATAGAAAATTGCTTaagtataaaaaagaaagtgataAAATGGGTAAAGTAGGATCTCCTCATCCATTTTTCTTACTCCGCTCCTCGTCCACCTCtcacaatataataaaataatattataattataaccaattttaataagtgatgatgaattattttattgtattgtgAGATGTGGATGATGAGTGGAGTAGGAAAAGTAGATGAGGAGATCTTGCCGAATTTTGGTGGACAGAATGAgtaaaaagttatttttggAAAGATGTTGATGTCATTCGTCGACCTCACGCACTTACAGGATGTCGTTTTTCTGCACATCGACCACCAGTGGCGGAACCAGCATAGGCCAAGCCCCCGCTGGAGCGGGGGCTTGCTGGTTCCTGATCACTATTACCACCGTCCACCGGAAATTGTAAGGGCGCGGCGCCGCCCAGTTGCAGCATCTGTTGAATGCTTtagaaagaagatgaagtttaCAGGCTTAGGTTTTGCTATTGGGCTGGAatgtataataaaatcaattgggCCATTAGTATTTAGTAGTAGATGCTATTAATACTCTTATTTAATTCCTGACCAAATATCTCTCACTAGATAAATCGGTAGTCATTAGTTTTATAACTCTaactcatttatttaaattcctATCAATTTATTcctatcaatttataaattctatTTCATGTATCAATTATACTTGGTGCATGAATTTAGTTCCTCTATCTATTATTTGTATTACTCCGTATGGGATGGtgttctctttattttttttcagtttactttattttttatttttattttttagtcatTGCTAATGAGAGTATGAGTTTAGGGGATATGGTTTCTTATAGAAAATGGggagaaatatttttaaaaaaattaatctttataattttatggtgaaaaattatataaaaaaatttgttatcaAATTGTCTTAGAATTTTGGTGTATAGTTTTTCTTGAGATAatgttattctatttaaattttgtaaaagcttataagtattactccctccattttttaaaaatagcaactcttttcattttagtccgttctttaaaaattgcaactttcaaactttctgttttaagaaatctttacactcatatacatcaatttatttaccacttaTACCACTACAATTAACAACTTAAAATTGGACTCCATGATCAACTAACATTAATTCTAtgacttttttctcttcctctctcttactttaccaatttttcttcctctctctcttactttatcaaattgtgcattaaaactcgtgccgttTCAATCctccatatttttaaaaaacggagggagtatcaaattttaaattattttaatattattaattgttatatttCAGCACCGGCTTGTTCATATTTCTGGTTCCGCCACTGTCGACCACTACTAGGCCGCCACAAAAACCAATGGATTACCAACGCGTGGCTGCACTGCAGACGCTCTTTATAAACACACATTTTGCGTTGCTGATGCTCTTATGAAACATGCAATAATTGGACAGCTGGAGTATTAACTATTATTGTAACTACCATGTCAGATAAACATTATTGAATGCCTTCAAACATTCCTATATGTATCAAAAGCAttgacatgaaaattaagATAACAACAAAAATGGCACAAACAATCATCACAACCTATATTGTAAAACCATCATCTCCAACTCCACTCGCTTTCAAAATCCACAAACTCTCATTTCTTGATCAAATGCTACCACCAATATACACCCccttcattttcttatatgAAAACAATGAATCTGCGCCGCAACAAGAAATCTCCAAACGTCTGAGATGGTCTTTGTCAGAGACCCTAACCATCTTCTACCCCATTGCAGGCACAGTCATACAAAACTCGCACGTGAATTGCGACGACACGGGCGCAGAGTTTGTTGAAGCCCGGGTTCATGCTCGCCTCTCACACTTTACACAAAACCTTAATTTTGAGGAATTGGTGAAGCAGTTATCCCCCACGGCGGGCAGCAGTGGAACCCGAACTTTGTTCGTGAAGACTAGTTTCTTCGAGTGCGGTGGATTTGCCATTAGCGTGTCTCTGTCGCATAAGCTTGCAGACGGCTCATCTGCAGCGGCGTTCGTCCGTGCATGGGCGGAGAGCTGCCGCGGGGAAGCTTCTGGAATCATCCACCCCTTCCATGGGCAGACACACTTAAGGTTGGCCTCATTACTCCCTCTGcccaataaaaaatgtaatttttttttgcactcgttttagaaaaataatatactagtactaattaatagttaaagtgaagagaaaataatatagtgaAAGTGCATTACAAAATTAACTGCAAACAAATTGCTAAGGTTGAAAAATAAGACTCTGATGTTTTTAAGCTAATTCTTTAAACTCCTTAGTTAACTTACTATATTCACCTAACATTTTAAATAGGGTTTAtgctatatttttataattatagtttcatttatttcttattcCTTTTGCGATTATGATATATCCTTAGTATTTTATACTCtcttcatccaaaaaaaaatgaaacagtCACATGGGTGGataacacgagttttaatacaaaattaattaagtatgaaaaaagaaagtgataaaatgagtaaagtaggatagagaaataaaaaaaaatatgaataaagtaggagagaaagataaaaaatgagtaataaattgagatcaactttccatttttagcgtGAGATCAATTTtggtggacgaagggagtaatatttttgaaaagatGTTGATATTTCTAATGCATGTAATTTTAGCGTGAGATCAGTTGTGATGtttttaatcatgtaatttaagaaaataatatttaaattattcaactACCTTGAAACAAAGTGAGTAATTTGTATGTTCACCTAATtctatgtgtatatatattcttgAATAGGATTATTAAAACTGAACCAAATAATTGCAGAAGACCGTAATATCATTCTTAGATAACACGAAGGTCATTTTAGTAGTTTTTagttcaatttaaaaatatggaaGTTGTTTCTAGATAGTTTATGTTATTCTTTCtaaaatgacctaaaaaaaactaaaaagaccTACAAGTGGTTTTATTACTATGCAATAAGATTGAGTTATGCATATATAAGCCTAACGAGAGTCCTTCCCAGCGCCCACCCCTCCTTCGACCTGGCGCTCCATTTCCCGCCATCGGCCTCTCCCCGGCCCTCCTCGTTGCATCTCGGAGTCACGAGGGAGAAAATGGCGACGAGGAGGTTGGTTTTTGACGCGGAGAAGGTGGAGAGGATGAAGAAGCTGGAAGCTTCTAGAAGCCAGGTGAAGGATCCAACTAGGGTGGAAGCCGTCTCCGCTCTCCTGTGGCGTAGCTTCATCGCCGCTCACAAAAAGTCCGGAGCTGCGGAGACGGGGACGACGTCGTTCCACGCCGCTCATATAGTGAACCTACGCCCTAGAGCAGGGCTGACCGACCGCACCTTTGGCAACTGCATCGTGGTGGCAGCCGCGTCCTCGCTTGGCGAAGGCGAAGACGCGGTGTCGAAATTGAGGGGCGCCGTGCGAGGAGTGGACAGGGATTTCATCAATGAAGTTGTGAAGGATGAGGAATCGGTGCGGGCGATGGATGAGACGAGCGATGTGTTTCGTAAGCCGAGGAATTGTGTTTTCAGCAGCTGGCTGAGGATGGGGTTGTACGAGGTGGATTTCGGATGGGGGAAGCCGGGGAGGGTCTGCGTCGGCGGCTTTCCATACATTAACCTCGTGGTGCTCGTGGAAGCTCCGCCGCCCGGGGACGGGATCGAAGCGTGGATTTATGTTGCTGACGATCGTTTCTTTCAGTTGGTGCGATCCAATTGCGAGAAGCTTCTTGGTCAAGATTTTCTGGCTTGATCCTGTCTCAAACTCATTAAGTAATAACAGATAGATTGTATGGTAGGTCAAAATTGGGAGAATTTGTACCTACTTTAAATTTCCAAGGACATGCAAAAAGCGATAATAGATCCTGTCGTTAATCTTATCTTAAAAAGCATACCAATTAAAAGGCCGCTCCACCGGAAATTCCCTCTTCCCCTACCTTACTCCAGCTTGGTAGTTTCCACCGCCGGTACTACAGACGCTTTACGCCCAATCATTCCGAATAACGCTTGCATCCTCTATCTTCCCGCGCGGCTAGAAAAGCGCAGATTATTTTTGAACAATAGATGtcttatattgaaataaaatgaataagacTGTGTACCCGTGTTTGTCACTAAGCACATTTGGTGCAATTAGTATGCACTCTTGTAAAATTTTGTTCAGTCTCGGAGGTCTAAATGCAAGAAATTTCGATTGTTGAGATGAGCATGTAGATAAGATTTATAGGATGAGTAAACTGTTTAACgaggaaataaaaagaataatttatcCCCAAAACCAacgtattttaaaataagtgaaaataattttctaagTGACATTGGTTGTTGAATTCTTATACTCTCTATCCGGATGCAGTATTTCCCATTCGacacataatttttattttatgaattgagttgatagaaaataaaatatgagaaaaaatatagtagagataataataattttaacttagaaaatatgtcaatgagacatttaaaaaataaaaatgcattacTTATAATGGGACGAgtgaaatttagaaaatgtgtaagatccaaaaagtaaaaatggtATAATCAGttaaaactaaacaaaacatttgattaaaattgtcgtattttatatccaaaaaacaaaactgtCCCCACATATTAGAACTGGTGGTGGCGTAAGGCTGCATACGGCGGCGGCATAAAACTAATATCCATGCACAAAAAATCATTTCCTCGTATAAAAAACATGGGGATTTAGCCATTAGAAGTGATGCTATATCATACCAAAATTCCATAGCTGCTTTAGactctcttcttctctgcGCTTGTCACGACGGCCCGTTGCTTCTTCTTCCATGCCGGCATCTTCCCGGGGAAGGCCCACCTCAAGAATCTCTCCCAGCTGTAGCAGACCAGGAACGCGAGGAACGACCAGAGCATCAGCTTGTTTCTCAGCTCTTTCGGCAAGGGCACGAGCTTCAGCCAATCGTTCAAGTCCCGGAACAAGTCGGAGGTAATGACAGTGAAGAAGCCAACAGCCCCGACGAGGGCATACTGGAAAGGTCTGTTCTGTGAGATGCTCTGATTGAAAGGGTGGCCCATGTAGTTGACAGCAAAAGTGGCCACTTGCAGCATCATGCCCACCATGTAGGAAACGGTGTTCACGAGGTTCGGGTGGAACTCTGAGTCGGGCTCGATGCATTCCTCTGGCATGTACTTCTCAGCTGCCTTCACCGATGATATCAAGAAGAAGATGTGAACGGTGAACTGGCCTAGGAGGGAGAGCAGGACGTAGGAGCAGAAGATATTGGGATGAGGCCTCTCGGCTGATAGTGTCGGGAGTGGGGAGGCGTGGGATATGAACAGAAAGAAGGCAGCAGTGAAGACCCCACTGATTGTGGCCTGAACATCGCCCAGCTTCACGCCGTCTAAGTACATCACGCTAAGGACGTAGGCTGTAGCAAGACAGTTGAGCCCGAGTATCTTGAACATTTGGAGCGTGGTGACGAGGGTACTACGACCCTGGCGGATCACGTCGATAGTTGGAGAGACTGAAGCATGCTTTGCTGTGAATGGCGACGCCATAGAGGCATCACCCAGTTTAACAACTGGAGCAGAACGGCCATCACCATCCTCGTTTAGCTCATCCATTAGTTTCTTCAGCTTTTGGCGTTGCATTTCTGCAGCGGTTAGATGACGGTTTGCATTCTGGCTGCTGGTAGACTCCGACTTTGAAGCAGGTTTGCTCTTTGAAGGACCATCAGCAGTTCCACTTGCAGGCTTCGGTTTCTTAGATTTACCAGACTTTTCGGTTTCGTTCGTTGACGATGTTGCAGACTTCCCAGTTTGTCCCGCGGGCATTGCATTAAGTAAAGCCACCCCAACATGTGCCTGTACAAGAATCATCAAGATTCACTTAATTTCTTTTACCCAAACAGTTTGTGACTGATTATGACAAGCAAGTCGAAATTTGTCATATCTACGATAACCAATTAAACTTTCATACATGCCTCTGGAGAAATATTTCATCCAAGTGGATATTAGAGTAATTACCTGTTTTAGAGCACCAACATCGTTTGTGCCATCACCACACATCAACGTCACCCTCCCCACAGATTTGAAAGAAGTGATTATGAGTTCCTTTTGCTCAGGGGCAACACGGGCAAATACCTAGGAAAACGTAGAAACCTTTTTTCAGTAAGAACTAACAATAAGAGAGCAATGAGGCTGAGCCACAAATAAACAGCCATAAGTTGCACCTTCACATAAGGAATGACTTTAAGGGTAGAAGAGCTTTGCTGCAGCATTTCCATGCAGTCACCACCAATGCAAAGATCATAAC
The genomic region above belongs to Salvia hispanica cultivar TCC Black 2014 chromosome 3, UniMelb_Shisp_WGS_1.0, whole genome shotgun sequence and contains:
- the LOC125212476 gene encoding stemmadenine O-acetyltransferase-like — encoded protein: MAQTIITTYIVKPSSPTPLAFKIHKLSFLDQMLPPIYTPFIFLYENNESAPQQEISKRLRWSLSETLTIFYPIAGTVIQNSHVNCDDTGAEFVEARVHARLSHFTQNLNFEELVKQLSPTAGSSGTRTLFVKTSFFECGGFAISVSLSHKLADGSSAAAFVRAWAESCRGEASGIIHPFHGQTHLSAHPSFDLALHFPPSASPRPSSLHLGVTREKMATRRLVFDAEKVERMKKLEASRSQVKDPTRVEAVSALLWRSFIAAHKKSGAAETGTTSFHAAHIVNLRPRAGLTDRTFGNCIVVAAASSLGEGEDAVSKLRGAVRGVDRDFINEVVKDEESVRAMDETSDVFRKPRNCVFSSWLRMGLYEVDFGWGKPGRVCVGGFPYINLVVLVEAPPPGDGIEAWIYVADDRFFQLVRSNCEKLLGQDFLA